The proteins below come from a single Denticeps clupeoides chromosome 15, fDenClu1.1, whole genome shotgun sequence genomic window:
- the cax1 gene encoding cation/H+ exchanger protein 1, whose product MSLSADAESRRRRSTAESSDPLFDPEPKGHRRGSHCDRQCVTHIHPDVAETPSPCTSHQFGAFTPKCLSAHRGHYHHSCCPDEFWQEGSCQTTLQAENEVEAHKLANNYKFGFKKWKSHVTERPIEDRSDVIRELYSELNFVKPFTGSLVSVGNVMYVFLFGWWVSLFYLLVSVVMFLTAVGVPYGKLCWNLSCYFMWPFGKAMQKTSSLVRRCCLKFPDCEAIPEESSPLLQSSHSSTVEMPSQPPPPPPPPPPPSPKAKYWCRVSTYVWLLLGFPVMAVIHCLACFLSWILVFSIPVAKINSRTLMTILLMPPEEVHIRPLKKHQGCETRVLLCCYRAFNLNYYKYTVDGINVFAVNLLPMVIITLVIGYADRDNHFVNSEVKFATAICSIIPLSYYIGMGIASISAQSNFAVGAVVNATFGSMIEMTFYFTALLRGHQAKNKCYEEIVKSALAGTLLGCTLFVPGLSMIVGGFKHREQHFNSRSAGVGSALLFISVGGAFTPTLFSKAYGNLVCEGCNFGNSTGPFICKNCHHDLIQSNWALYHSHIEPLVYVVSILLPLAYIIGLIFTLKTHTHIYDVHISGAHGHSHVPAHGPAMVHWSKWRALGVLILATILMAACADLTTEHIKPIISHSNVSQYFIGVTVLAMVPELPEIINGIQFALQNNMSLSLEVGSCIAVQVCMLQIPLLILFNAFYDVGFALIFSDLHLWASLFSVVLVNYIFMDGKSDYFQGTALVVVYLVFLALYFFAPSPEGC is encoded by the exons ATGTCTTTGTCCGCGGATGCCGAGAGTCGGAGGCGCAGGTCCACAGCGGAAAGTTCAG ACCCCTTGTTTGACCCTGAGCCAAAAGGTCACCGCCGGGGCTCCCACTGTGACAGACAGTGTGTGACTCACATTCACCCGGATGTGGCAGAGACCCCCTCACCCTGTACATCACACCAGTTCGGAGCGTTCACCCCCAAATGCCTGTCTGCACACAGAG GTCACTACCACCACTCCTGTTGTCCCGACGAGTTCTGGCAGGAGGGCAGCTGCCAGACAACCCTCCAGGCTGAGAACGAGGTGGAGGCGCACAAGCTGGCCAATAACTACAAG tttggtTTCAAGAAATGGAAGAGTCATGTGACGGAGCGTCCCATTGAGGACCGTTCAGATGTGATCAGGGAGCTCTACTCCGAACTGAACTTTGTGAAACCGTTCACAG GCTCGCTGGTCTCCGTTGGAAATGTGATGTACGTCTTCCTGTTTGGCTGGTGGGTTTCATTGTTCTACCTCCTGGTCAGCGTTGTCATGTTTCTCACGGCCGTCGGGGTTCCCTACG GCAAACTCTGCTGGAATCTGTCCTGCTATTTTATGTGGCCATTTGGGAAGGCCATGCAGAAG ACCAGTAGCCTCGTTCGGAGATGCTGTTTAAAGTTTCCCGATTGCGAGGCCATCCCCGAGGAGTCGTCCCCCCTGCTGCAATCGTCTCATTCTTCTACGGTCGAGATGCCCTCCCAGCCACCgcctcctccccctccaccaCCGCCACCAAGCCCGAAAGCCAAATACTGG TGTCGGGTCAGCACCTACGTATGGCTGCTGCTTGGCTTCCCGGTGATGGCTGTCATCCATTGCCTGGCCTGCTTTTTGTCCTGGATCCTGGTCTTCTCCATCCCTGTGGCCAAGATAAACAGCAGGACCCTGATGACCATTCTGCTCATGCCCCCGGAGGAGGTGCACATTCGCCCTTTAAAAAAG CATCAGGGCTGTGAGACACGGGTTCTCCTGTGCTGCTACCGTGCCTTCAACCTGAACTACTACAAGTACACGGTAGATGGCATCAACGTATTTGCAGTTA ACCTCTTGCCAATGGTGATCATCACCCTGGTAATCGGTTATGCAGACAGAGATAACCACTTTGTCAACTCGGAGGTGAAGTTCGCTACAGCCATCTGTTCCATCATCCCCCTGTCTTATTATATTGGCATGGGAATTGCCAG CATCTCTGCGCAGAGTAACTTTGCGGTGGGCGCCGTGGTGAACGCCACATTCGGCTCGATGATAGAGATGACCTTCTACTTCACCGCCCTTCTCCGGGGCCACCAGGCCAAAAACAAGTGTTACGAGGAGATTGTCAAGTCTGCGCTGGCTGGAACTCTGTTGGGCTGCACACTTTTTGTTCCG GGTTTGTCGATGATCGTCGGAGGCTTTAAGCACAGGGAGCAGCACTTCAACAGCCGCTCAGCAGGAGTCGGCTCCGCCCTCCTCTTTATTTCAGTGGGAG GTGCCTTCACCCCAACCCTTTTCTCCAAGGCTTATGGGAACCTGGTGTGTGAAGGCTGCAACTTTGGGAACTCGACTGGCCCCTTCATCTGCAAAAACTGCCACCATGACCTT ATCCAGAGTAACTGGGCCTTGTATCACAGTCATATTGA GCCTCTGGTTTACGTCGTGTCCATACTGTTGCCACTGGCGTACATCATCGGCCTCATCTTCACGCTGAAGACCCACACCCACATCTACGACGTCCACATCAGCGGCGCCCACGGCCACAGCCACGTCCCCGCCCATGGGCCCG CAATGGTGCATTGGTCCAAGTGGAGAGCGTTGGGAGTTCTGATCCTGGCCACCATCCTGATGGCCGCCTGTGCTGACCTGACAACGGAGCACATCAAACCCATTATCTCCCATTCCAACGTCTCTCAG TACTTCATTGGTGTAACGGTGCTGGCGATGGTTCCTGAACTTCCGGAGATCATCAACGGCATCCAGTTCGCCCTGCAGAACAACATGAGCCTCAG CCTGGAGGTGGGAAGCTGCATTGCTGTACAAGTGTGTATGCTCCAGATCCCCCTGCTCATCTTATTCAATGCGTTTTAC GATGTAGGATTTGCGCTCATCTTCAGCGACCTGCACCTCTGGGCCAGCTTGTTCAGCGTGGTGCTGGTGAACTACATCTTCATGGATGGAAAGTCTGACTATTTCCAAG GCACTGCGTTGGTGGTGGTCTACCTGGTGTTTCTGGCTTTGTACTTTTTTGCTCCATCTCCTGAAGGCTGCTGA
- the smo gene encoding protein smoothened produces MSPRGPAARGRWAPALLCVCVCVWLRAAAAQRNESLPGDACKRPTACEALRFHSCLGAPLPYGHTSLVLAEDSGSQEEALEKLTMWSGLRNAPRCWAVVQPLLCAVYMPKCDGGKVELPSQTLCQATRKPCSIVEQERGWPSFLKCENVEQFPKGCESSLQKIKFNTSGQCEAPLVKTDNQASWYKDVEGCGIQCNNPLFTEDEHSDMHGYIATFGSVTLLCTFFTLATFLADWKNSNRYPAVILFYVNACFFVGSIGWLAQFMDGARDEIVCKSDKTMRLGEPSSTETLSCVIIFVIVYYSLMSGVIWFVMLTYAWHTSFKALGTTQQPLSGKTSYFHLVTWSVPFILTVAILAIAEVDGDSVSGICFVGYKNYRYRAGFVLAPIGLVLVIGGYFLIRGVMTLFSIKSNHPGLLSEKAASKINETMLRLGIFGFLAFGFVLITFGCHFYDFFNQAEWERSFRDYVLCEANVTIAHQTNRPAPECVIKNRPSLLVEKINLFSMFGTGITMSTWVWTKATILIWKRTWCKIIGRSDDEPKRIKKSKMIAKAFSKRKELQKDPEKELSFSMHTVSHEGPVAGINFELNEPSMDMSSAWAQHVTKMVARRGAILPQDISVTPTGTPAPPPNEGNNHLWMVEAQISPEMMKRKKKKKKKKKVNEEPAAPLEYQTREFGRSSVPRLPKLPGHRSLVANLREQHREEEVLPGSYPDFRPSCPLPFQNQHHGLDFFPPNQRSRASGLSALTRPPQDRRPPPWLQNGAFHFSTEVEPFAVGSGGTNQVSNPPTRKKGGSPIHSRTNLMEAELLDADSDF; encoded by the exons ATGTCGCCCCGAGGTCCCGCGGCCCGGGGCCGCTGGGCCCCGGCCCTCCTGTGCGTCTGCGTGTGCGTCTGGCTGCGCGCAGCCGCGGCGCAGAGGAACGAGTCGCTGCCCGGCGACGCCTGCAAGCGGCCGACGGCGTGCGAGGCGCTGAGGTTCCACTCGTGTCTCGGGGCGCCGCTGCCCTACGGCCACACGTCGCTGGTCCTGGCCGAGGACTCCGGCTCCCAGGAGGAGGCTCTGGAGAAGCTGACCATGTGGTCTG GTCTGAGGAACGCCCCCCGCTGCTGGGCCGTGGTGCAGCCGCTGCTCTGCGCCGTCTACATGCCCAAATGCGACGGCGGGAAGGTGGAGCTGCCCAGCCAGACGCTGTGCCAGGCCACGCGCAAGCCCTGCAGCATCGTGGAGCAGGAGAGGGGCTGGCCGAGCTTCCTCAAGTGCGAGAACGTGGAGCAGTTCCCCAAGGGCTGTGAG AGCTCGCTGCAGAAGATCAAGTTCAACACGTCGGGGCAGTGCGAGGCGCCGCTGGTGAAGACGGACAACCAGGCGAGCTGGTACAAGGACGTGGAGGGCTGCGGCATCCAGTGCAACAACCCGCTGTTCACCGAGGACGAGCACTCGGACATGCACGGCTACATCGCCACGTTCGGCTCCGTCACCCTCCTCTGCACCTTCTTCACGCTG GCCACGTTCCTCGCCGACTGGAAGAACTCCAACCGCTACCCCGCGGTCATCCTCTTCTACGTCAACGCCTGCTTCTTCGTCGGCAGCATCGGCTGGCTGGCTCAGTTCATGGACGGCGCGCGGGACGAAATCGTTTGCAAGAGCGACAAGACCATGCGCCTCGGGGAGCCGTC GTCCACCGAGACGCTGTCCTGCGTCATCATCTTCGTCATCGTCTACTACTCGCTCATGTCCGGCGTCATCTGGTTTGTGATGCTCACCTACGCCTGGCACACCTCTTTCAAGGCCCTGGGCACCACCCAGCAGCCCCTGTCCGGGAAGACGTCCTACTTCCACCTGGTGACCTGGTCCGTCCCCTTCATCCTGACCGTGGCTATACTGGCCATCGCCGAG GTGGATGGAGACTCGGTCAGCGGCATCTGCTTCGTCGGCTACAAGAACTACCGGTACCGGGCGGGGTTCGTTCTCGCTCCCATTGGACTTGTGCTGGTCATTGGTGGCTACTTCCTGATACGAG GGGTCATGACATTGTTCTCCATAAAGAGCAACCACCCCGGACTCCTGAGTGAAAAGGCAGCGAGTAAAATCAACGAGACGATGCTGAGGCTTG GTATATTTGGGTTCCTGGCTTTTGGTTTCGTTTTGATTACGTTTGGCTGCCATTTTTACGACTTTTTCAACCAAGCGGAGTGGGAGAGGAGTTTCAGGGACTATGTGCT GTGTGAGGCCAACGTGACCATCGCCCATCAGACCAACAGGCCTGCCCCGGAGTGCGTGATCAAGAACCGACCCAGTCTACTGGTGGAGAAGATCAACTTGTTCTCAATGTTTGGCACTGGCATCACCATGAGCACCTGGGTGTGGACCAAAGCCACCATCCTCATCTGGAAACGCACCTGGTGCAA GATCATTGGACGTAGCGACGACGAACCAAAAcggataaaaaaaagtaaaatgatcGCCAAGGCCTTCTCCAAACGGAAAGAGCTCCAGAAGGACCCGGAGAAAGAGCTGTCCTTCAGCATGCACACCGTGTCACACGAGGGCCCTGTCG CTGGTATTAATTTTGAGCTGAATGAGCCATCAATGGACATGTCCTCTGCATGGGCCCAACACGTCACCAAGATGGTGGCTCGAAGAGGTGCTATTTTACCACAGGACATTTCCGTCACTCCCACCGGGACACCAG CACCTCCACCCAATGAGGGAAACAACCACCTGTGGATGGTGGAGGCCCAAATTTCTCCAGAGATGATGAAgcggaagaagaaaaagaagaagaagaagaaggttaATGAGGAACCCGCTGCCCCACTGGAGTACCAAACCCGTGAATTTGGCCGCAGCTCTGTGCCACGCCTCCCCAAACTGCCTGGACACCGGAGCCTGGTGGCCAACCTGAGAGAACAGCATCGGGAAGAGGAGGTTCTGCCAGGTTCCTATCCTGACTTCAGACCCTCGTGCCCCCTGCCATTCCAGAACCAGCACCACGGCCTGGACTTCTTCCCCCCCAACCAACGCAGCAGAGCCTCTGGCCTCAGCGCCCTCACCAGGCCGCCGCAGGACCGCCGCCCTCCACCATGGCTGCAGAATGGGGCCTTCCACTTTTCTACTGAGGTGGAACCTTTCGCAGTGGGTTCTGGGGGAACAAATCAGGTGTCGAATCCTCCGACCAGAAAAAAAGGGGGCAGCCCCATCCACTCCAGGACCAACCTGATGGAGGCGGAGCTTTTGGATGCCGACTCCGATTTCTGA
- the tspan33a gene encoding tetraspanin-33 isoform X1 encodes MGTRARGDDFTFVSTAVKYLLFFFNVVFWAISVVLISIGVYARVIKHAETAMAGLTVDPAVLLMVVGVLMFLLTFCGCVGSLRENICLLQTFCICLTIIFLLQLLAGVLGFVFSDKARNKVSQLINKAIVHYRQDIDLQNLIDFGQKEFACCGGVAYTDWSRNMYFNCTPDNPSNERCSVPYSCCLRSKKEAVINTMCGQGMQELDYLKAGVHIHTNGCIDKLVNWIHSNMFLLGGVALGLAIPQLVGIFLSQVLIKQIKDQIELLTYSLQHRSDPLG; translated from the exons ATGGGGACTCGGGCGAGGGGGGACGACTTCACCTTCGTCAGCACGGCGGTGAAATATCTGCTCTTCTTCTTCAACGTCGTCTTCTGG GCCATTTCCGTGGTGCTGATATCGATTGGCGTTTATGCCCGAGTGATAAAACATGCAG AGACGGCCATGGCCGGCCTGACGGTGGACCCAGCTGTCCTGCTGATGGTCGTGGGGGTCCTCATGTTCCTCCTTACCTTCTGCGGGTGTGTCGGTTCCCTCAGGGAGAACATCTGCCTTCTGCAGACG TTCTGTATCTGCCTGACCATCATTTTTCTGCTGCAGTTGCTCGCCGGGGTCCTCGGATTCGTTTTCTCAGATAAG GCACGAAACAAAGTGAGTCAGCTGATCAATAAAGCCATCGTTCACTACCGCCAGGATATCGATCTACAAAATCTCATTGACTTTGGCCAAAAAGAG TTCGCCTGCTGTGGGGGCGTGGCCTACACGGACTGGTCCAGGAACATGTACTTCAACTGTACTCCCGACAACCCGAGTAACGAGCGCTGCTCTGTGCCCTACTCCTGCTGCCTGAGGTCCAAGAAAGAG GCGGTCATCAACACCATGTGCGGCCAGGGGATGCAGGAGCTGGACTACCTGAAGGCGGGGGTCCACATCCACACGAACGGCTGCATCGACAAACTCGTCAACTGGATCCACAGCAACATGTTTCTGCTGGGGGGCGTCGCCCTGGGCCTGGCCATCCCTCAG CTTGTGGGGATTTTCTTGTCTCAGGTCCTCATAAAGCAAATTAAAGATCAGATTGAGCTGCTGACGTACAGCCTGCAACACCGATCAGACCCGCTAGGCTGA
- the tspan33a gene encoding tetraspanin-33 isoform X2: MGTRARGDDFTFVSTAVKYLLFFFNVVFWAISVVLISIGVYARVIKHAETAMAGLTVDPAVLLMVVGVLMFLLTFCGCVGSLRENICLLQTLLAGVLGFVFSDKARNKVSQLINKAIVHYRQDIDLQNLIDFGQKEFACCGGVAYTDWSRNMYFNCTPDNPSNERCSVPYSCCLRSKKEAVINTMCGQGMQELDYLKAGVHIHTNGCIDKLVNWIHSNMFLLGGVALGLAIPQLVGIFLSQVLIKQIKDQIELLTYSLQHRSDPLG; the protein is encoded by the exons ATGGGGACTCGGGCGAGGGGGGACGACTTCACCTTCGTCAGCACGGCGGTGAAATATCTGCTCTTCTTCTTCAACGTCGTCTTCTGG GCCATTTCCGTGGTGCTGATATCGATTGGCGTTTATGCCCGAGTGATAAAACATGCAG AGACGGCCATGGCCGGCCTGACGGTGGACCCAGCTGTCCTGCTGATGGTCGTGGGGGTCCTCATGTTCCTCCTTACCTTCTGCGGGTGTGTCGGTTCCCTCAGGGAGAACATCTGCCTTCTGCAGACG TTGCTCGCCGGGGTCCTCGGATTCGTTTTCTCAGATAAG GCACGAAACAAAGTGAGTCAGCTGATCAATAAAGCCATCGTTCACTACCGCCAGGATATCGATCTACAAAATCTCATTGACTTTGGCCAAAAAGAG TTCGCCTGCTGTGGGGGCGTGGCCTACACGGACTGGTCCAGGAACATGTACTTCAACTGTACTCCCGACAACCCGAGTAACGAGCGCTGCTCTGTGCCCTACTCCTGCTGCCTGAGGTCCAAGAAAGAG GCGGTCATCAACACCATGTGCGGCCAGGGGATGCAGGAGCTGGACTACCTGAAGGCGGGGGTCCACATCCACACGAACGGCTGCATCGACAAACTCGTCAACTGGATCCACAGCAACATGTTTCTGCTGGGGGGCGTCGCCCTGGGCCTGGCCATCCCTCAG CTTGTGGGGATTTTCTTGTCTCAGGTCCTCATAAAGCAAATTAAAGATCAGATTGAGCTGCTGACGTACAGCCTGCAACACCGATCAGACCCGCTAGGCTGA